A genomic stretch from Sinorhizobium terangae includes:
- a CDS encoding YitT family protein, translating into MAQGSSVFGLWNTSPTRHTPVEDVQGIFSGSLVAALGLYFLASAGLLTGSTAGVAFLLHYATGVNFGLAFFLLNLPFFYLSLKRLGPAFTIKTFIAIALTSFLTDTQSRLFQVGGIHPAWAALLGGLLLGYGLLALYRHRASLGGVGILGIYLQERFGIRAGLVQLAIDMVVLATAFAVTTPSVVVWSVLGAVVLNLFVAINHRADRYIAL; encoded by the coding sequence ATGGCACAAGGCAGCAGCGTTTTCGGTCTCTGGAACACCAGCCCCACCCGCCACACGCCCGTCGAGGACGTGCAGGGTATCTTTTCCGGCAGCCTCGTCGCCGCGCTCGGGCTCTATTTCCTCGCGAGCGCCGGGCTTCTGACCGGCAGCACCGCCGGCGTCGCTTTCTTGCTGCATTACGCGACCGGCGTGAACTTCGGCCTTGCCTTCTTTCTCCTCAACTTGCCCTTCTTCTATCTCTCGCTGAAGCGGCTCGGGCCGGCCTTCACGATCAAGACGTTCATCGCCATCGCGTTGACGTCGTTCCTGACCGACACGCAATCGCGCCTGTTCCAGGTCGGCGGAATTCACCCCGCCTGGGCCGCCCTTCTCGGCGGGCTGCTGCTCGGATACGGGCTTCTGGCGCTCTACCGCCACCGCGCCAGCCTCGGCGGCGTCGGCATATTGGGCATCTACCTGCAGGAGCGCTTCGGCATTCGCGCCGGGCTCGTGCAGCTCGCGATCGACATGGTCGTCCTCGCCACCGCCTTTGCTGTGACGACGCCGTCGGTCGTCGTCTGGTCGGTCCTCGGCGCGGTCGTCCTCAACCTGTTCGTTGCCATCAATCACCGCGCCGATCGCTATATCGCGCTTTAA
- the pdeM gene encoding ligase-associated DNA damage response endonuclease PdeM, with product MQRLVHAIATPAANASFQARTTINGIAAICDPLGGLYLTESGTLVVSDLHLEKGSAFARRGMMLPPYDTLATLRILEAVIARHDPRTVISLGDNFHDRTGSAAMPDTFRQMIAAMARGRDWIWINGNHDPDGAWGLPGASMDELRHAGLVFRHEPSRIDAEGEIAGHLHPSATVRRRERSVRRACFATDGKRLLMPAFGVTTGGLDLRHRAMSGLFDRGTLVAHMLGRDRIYSVRYDNLMG from the coding sequence ATGCAACGGCTCGTTCACGCGATAGCAACTCCGGCCGCAAACGCCTCCTTCCAGGCGCGCACGACGATCAACGGCATCGCCGCGATCTGCGACCCGCTCGGCGGTCTCTATCTCACGGAGAGCGGCACGCTCGTCGTCTCCGACCTGCATCTTGAAAAAGGCTCGGCCTTCGCCCGCCGTGGCATGATGCTGCCGCCTTACGATACGCTTGCGACGCTGCGCATTCTTGAGGCGGTGATCGCTCGCCACGATCCGCGCACGGTCATCAGCCTTGGCGACAATTTCCATGACCGGACCGGTTCGGCGGCAATGCCCGACACCTTTCGACAGATGATCGCGGCCATGGCCCGCGGCCGCGACTGGATCTGGATCAACGGCAATCACGATCCCGATGGCGCGTGGGGGCTACCGGGCGCCTCCATGGATGAACTCCGCCATGCCGGGCTCGTCTTCCGGCACGAACCGTCGAGGATCGACGCCGAGGGCGAGATCGCCGGGCACCTGCATCCGTCGGCGACCGTGCGGCGCCGCGAAAGGTCGGTCCGGCGCGCCTGCTTCGCAACCGACGGCAAGCGGCTCCTGATGCCGGCCTTCGGCGTCACGACCGGCGGGCTCGATCTGCGCCACCGGGCGATGAGCGGACTCTTCGATCGCGGCACGCTGGTCGCCCATATGCTTGGCCGCGATCGAATCTACTCGGTGCGTTATGACAATCTCATGGGCTAA
- a CDS encoding ligase-associated DNA damage response DEXH box helicase has product MFPVNRIDSPLPESDALTLPAPFLQWFAEKGWRPRAHQLELLSRAEAGESTLLIAPTGAGKTLAGFLPSLVALTRRGKVPPGSPFTGIHTLYISPLKALAVDIERNLMKPVAEMGLPVRIENRTGDTPPGKRQRQKLYPPDILLTTPEQLALLIADGEAERFFKDLRYVVLDELHSLVTSKRGHLLSLGLARLRRLAPDLQTIGLSATVAEPMDLQRWLVAQSEEQENHAGLITVAGGAKPEISILRTDEHVPWAGHSARYAIADVYTAIKDHGTTLLFVNTRSQAEMLFQELWTINDDNLPIALHHGSLDVAQRRKVEAAMSENRLRAVVATSTLDLGIDWGDVDLVVHVGAPKGASRLAQRIGRANHRMDEPSRAILVPANRFEVMECQAALDANYIGAQDTPPVGRGALDVLAQHVLGIACAKPFDAVELHREITSAAPYMDLSWETFERIVDFVATGGYALRTYERYARIRKTKDGLWRVSNPMVAQQYRLNVGTIVESPMLNVRMVKRNARGSLGRGGMTLGKVEEYFLDMLSPGDTFLFSGKVVRFEGIRENECLVSQAFSFDPKVPSYAGGKFPLSTYLAAQVRKMLADPTGRASLPDQVRDWLALQKDVSMLPREDELLIETFPRGSRHYMVIYAFEGRLAHQTLGMLLTRRLDRAGLKPLGFVATDYSLAVWGLDDLSSAFRARQPSLAQLFDEDMLGDDLEAWLNESFLLKRTFRNCAVIAGLIDQRHPGKEKTGRQITVSADLIYDVLRAHEPDHILLEATRNDAATGLLDIGRLGSMLKRIKGHITHRRLDHISPLAIPVMLEIGKEVIHGEAHDFLLSEAADDLMNEAMGAGHDG; this is encoded by the coding sequence TTGTTCCCCGTGAACAGGATCGATTCTCCATTGCCCGAAAGCGACGCGCTGACGTTGCCGGCGCCGTTTCTCCAGTGGTTCGCGGAGAAAGGCTGGCGACCCCGCGCCCACCAGCTCGAACTCCTGTCACGCGCAGAGGCTGGAGAAAGTACGCTTCTGATCGCGCCGACCGGGGCGGGCAAGACGCTCGCCGGATTTCTGCCGTCGTTGGTCGCGCTTACCCGGCGCGGCAAGGTCCCGCCCGGCTCACCATTCACCGGCATCCACACGCTCTACATATCGCCGCTGAAGGCGCTCGCGGTCGACATCGAGCGCAACCTGATGAAGCCGGTGGCGGAGATGGGTCTGCCGGTCAGGATCGAGAACCGGACGGGCGACACGCCGCCGGGCAAGCGACAGCGCCAGAAGCTCTATCCGCCCGATATCCTCCTGACCACGCCGGAACAGCTCGCCCTCCTCATCGCCGATGGCGAGGCGGAGCGCTTCTTCAAGGATCTGCGCTATGTCGTGCTCGACGAGTTGCACTCGCTGGTGACCTCGAAGCGCGGGCATCTGCTCTCGCTCGGTCTGGCACGACTGCGCCGGCTGGCGCCCGACCTCCAGACGATCGGCCTTTCGGCAACCGTTGCCGAGCCGATGGACTTGCAGCGCTGGCTCGTGGCCCAGAGCGAAGAACAGGAGAATCACGCCGGTCTGATCACCGTTGCCGGCGGCGCGAAGCCGGAAATTTCGATCCTGCGCACCGACGAGCACGTGCCTTGGGCAGGACATTCGGCGCGCTATGCGATCGCCGACGTCTATACCGCGATCAAGGATCACGGCACGACACTGCTTTTCGTCAACACCCGCAGCCAGGCGGAAATGCTGTTTCAGGAACTCTGGACGATCAACGACGATAACCTGCCGATCGCGCTGCATCACGGTTCGCTCGATGTCGCGCAACGCCGCAAGGTCGAGGCCGCCATGTCCGAAAACCGGCTACGCGCCGTCGTCGCCACCTCGACGCTCGATCTTGGCATCGACTGGGGCGATGTCGATCTCGTGGTCCATGTCGGCGCCCCCAAAGGGGCGAGCCGTCTTGCCCAACGCATCGGCCGCGCCAACCATCGGATGGACGAGCCAAGCCGGGCGATCCTCGTGCCCGCCAACCGCTTCGAAGTGATGGAATGCCAGGCGGCGCTCGACGCCAATTATATCGGCGCGCAGGATACGCCGCCGGTCGGCAGAGGCGCGCTCGACGTGCTCGCCCAACATGTCTTGGGAATTGCCTGCGCGAAGCCCTTCGACGCTGTCGAGCTTCATCGGGAGATCACCAGCGCGGCGCCCTACATGGACCTTTCCTGGGAGACTTTCGAGCGCATCGTCGATTTCGTCGCCACCGGGGGCTACGCACTTCGCACCTATGAACGCTACGCCCGAATCCGCAAGACGAAGGACGGGCTCTGGCGGGTGTCGAACCCGATGGTCGCTCAGCAATATCGCCTCAATGTCGGGACTATCGTCGAATCCCCGATGCTGAACGTGCGCATGGTCAAGCGCAATGCGCGCGGCTCGCTTGGCCGGGGCGGCATGACGCTTGGCAAGGTGGAGGAATATTTCCTCGATATGCTGTCGCCGGGCGACACATTTCTCTTTTCCGGCAAGGTCGTGCGTTTCGAGGGCATCCGCGAAAACGAATGCCTCGTCTCCCAGGCCTTCTCCTTCGACCCGAAGGTGCCGAGCTATGCCGGCGGAAAATTCCCGCTCTCCACCTATCTCGCGGCGCAGGTCCGCAAGATGCTAGCCGATCCGACCGGCCGCGCCTCATTGCCGGACCAGGTGCGCGACTGGCTGGCGTTGCAGAAGGACGTCTCCATGCTGCCGCGCGAGGACGAGCTGCTGATCGAGACTTTTCCGCGCGGGAGCCGCCACTACATGGTAATCTACGCCTTCGAGGGGCGGCTTGCGCACCAGACGCTCGGCATGCTCTTGACCCGCCGCCTCGACCGCGCCGGCCTGAAACCGCTCGGCTTCGTCGCCACCGACTATTCGCTCGCCGTCTGGGGTCTCGACGATCTCAGCAGCGCCTTCCGGGCGCGTCAGCCCTCGCTCGCGCAACTCTTCGACGAAGACATGCTCGGCGACGACCTCGAGGCTTGGCTCAACGAATCCTTCCTCTTGAAGCGCACCTTCCGCAACTGCGCGGTCATCGCCGGATTGATCGACCAGCGCCATCCGGGCAAGGAGAAAACCGGACGACAGATTACCGTTTCGGCCGATCTCATTTACGACGTATTGCGAGCGCACGAGCCGGACCACATCTTGCTGGAGGCAACACGCAACGACGCCGCGACGGGACTTTTGGACATCGGCCGGCTCGGATCTATGCTGAAGCGAATCAAGGGGCATATCACCCACCGCCGACTCGATCATATCTCGCCGCTCGCCATCCCCGTGATGCTGGAGATTGGCAAGGAAGTGATCCACGGAGAGGCCCACGACTTCCTGCTGTCGGAGGCGGCCGATGACCTGATGAACGAGGCAATGGGCGCCGGCCACGATGGATAG
- a CDS encoding CAP domain-containing protein: protein MQHRQFFIRRRALLRAGGFLSLGVLAGCTTSNLLSTGEGSGSDQTTATLGYVNALRKDRGMTSLVHDPVASVAALSQAARMARVGKMQHNIGWRDNFYDRMKSQGVTLPAAENIAMGQDDAESAYNAWFHSPKHLENMLGNYRGLGVAVAQNSASGNRPFWAMVLSG, encoded by the coding sequence ATGCAGCATCGGCAGTTTTTCATCCGCAGGCGCGCCCTGTTGCGGGCTGGCGGTTTCCTTTCACTCGGTGTGCTTGCCGGCTGCACGACGTCAAACCTCCTCTCTACCGGCGAAGGCAGCGGGAGTGACCAGACGACCGCGACGCTTGGTTACGTCAACGCGCTGCGGAAGGATCGCGGAATGACGTCGCTTGTTCACGACCCGGTCGCGTCGGTCGCGGCATTGAGCCAGGCGGCGCGCATGGCGCGCGTCGGCAAGATGCAGCACAACATCGGCTGGCGCGACAATTTCTACGACCGGATGAAATCGCAGGGCGTCACGCTTCCCGCTGCGGAAAACATCGCCATGGGCCAAGACGATGCCGAAAGTGCCTATAACGCCTGGTTCCATTCTCCTAAGCACCTCGAAAACATGCTCGGCAACTACCGTGGCCTAGGTGTTGCTGTGGCGCAGAATTCCGCTTCCGGAAACCGCCCTTTTTGGGCCATGGTGCTCTCCGGCTGA
- a CDS encoding DUF6460 domain-containing protein — MSDGLNRFLGDSPLRVLVKLVVVSILVGFVMTVFDWYPVDIYFGIRNFLLDLWRTGFAALGRVGDYLLLGAAIVIPAFLILRVLSYRR; from the coding sequence ATGTCGGACGGGCTTAACAGGTTTCTGGGGGATTCGCCGCTGCGCGTGCTGGTCAAGCTCGTCGTGGTGTCGATCCTGGTCGGTTTCGTCATGACCGTGTTCGACTGGTATCCTGTCGACATTTATTTTGGCATTCGCAATTTCCTGCTCGACCTCTGGCGCACAGGTTTCGCGGCCCTCGGAAGGGTCGGCGACTATCTGTTGCTCGGGGCAGCAATCGTCATACCCGCCTTCCTCATTCTTCGTGTTTTGAGCTATCGACGGTAA
- a CDS encoding Lrp/AsnC ligand binding domain-containing protein has translation MKPIFVQLQCAPGRTYEVADEIYRKEIVSEMYSTSGDYDLLLKIYIQEGDDIGKFINDNIASVPGISRSLTTLTFNAF, from the coding sequence ATGAAACCGATTTTTGTCCAGTTGCAATGCGCTCCCGGCAGGACCTACGAGGTGGCCGACGAGATCTACCGCAAGGAGATCGTCTCGGAGATGTATTCGACGAGCGGCGATTACGATCTGCTTCTGAAGATCTATATTCAGGAGGGCGACGATATCGGCAAGTTCATCAACGACAACATTGCATCGGTTCCGGGCATTTCCCGGTCGCTGACGACCTTGACCTTCAACGCCTTCTGA
- a CDS encoding TIGR02186 family protein, which translates to MFDLARLCLVSLVLALAAPAAAQIRQDDVSEFAEKLEIGISTEEISITSDFRGADLTIFGAIDGFDEKLLAQGKYSIIVTLEGPKENATVRRKERVFGIWVNTRSMTFELVPESYSLSSTRDIETIAPPGELGNMGIGVDHMRLVPLGFVGDGSNLGEFRSAFRRIREESGVFQRDPGGVRFISSSLFRASVRLPANVPNGVHVVRAYLFRDGLFVAAKALPLTVVKTGLEQAITRAAHEQPMIYGLFAVLLAVITGWGASLLFRKE; encoded by the coding sequence ATGTTCGATCTCGCGCGCCTATGTCTTGTCTCTCTGGTCCTCGCTCTGGCGGCGCCGGCGGCTGCCCAGATTCGGCAAGACGACGTGTCGGAATTCGCGGAGAAGCTCGAGATCGGCATCTCGACGGAAGAAATCTCCATCACGTCCGACTTTCGCGGCGCGGACCTCACGATCTTCGGTGCCATAGACGGCTTTGACGAGAAGCTCCTCGCGCAGGGCAAGTACAGCATCATCGTCACGCTCGAGGGGCCCAAGGAAAACGCGACGGTACGAAGGAAGGAGCGCGTCTTCGGCATCTGGGTGAACACCCGTTCGATGACCTTCGAGCTGGTGCCGGAATCCTATTCGCTGTCGAGCACGCGTGACATCGAGACGATCGCGCCGCCGGGTGAGTTGGGTAACATGGGCATCGGCGTCGACCATATGCGTCTGGTGCCGCTGGGCTTCGTCGGCGACGGCAGCAATCTCGGCGAGTTCCGCAGCGCGTTCCGCCGGATCAGGGAGGAGAGCGGTGTTTTCCAGCGCGACCCGGGCGGCGTGCGGTTCATCAGTTCCAGCCTGTTCAGGGCGTCCGTGCGCCTCCCCGCCAACGTCCCGAATGGCGTCCATGTCGTGCGTGCCTATCTTTTCCGGGATGGTCTTTTCGTCGCCGCGAAAGCCCTGCCGCTCACGGTCGTCAAGACCGGCCTCGAACAAGCGATCACGCGCGCAGCGCACGAGCAGCCGATGATCTACGGTCTCTTTGCCGTGCTTCTGGCGGTCATCACCGGCTGGGGCGCCAGCCTGCTATTCCGCAAGGAGTAG
- a CDS encoding dihydrofolate reductase family protein: MGKVIVWNLVTLDGCFEGTKKWDLDFHNRAWGPELEAISLEFGDKAQALVFGRVTYEGMAAYWPTAEGEGRVKTYMNALPKIVASRTMEKADWNNSRVVRDVAAELRRLKGESEKNLYIFGSADLVASLLPENVIDEIMLCLVPVQLGEGTPFFKKAAAAKPFSLIEARPLSNGSVILRYAPEAA, from the coding sequence ATGGGCAAGGTCATTGTCTGGAATTTGGTCACGCTCGACGGGTGCTTCGAAGGCACGAAGAAATGGGATCTCGACTTTCACAATCGTGCCTGGGGGCCGGAACTGGAAGCAATCAGCCTGGAGTTCGGAGACAAGGCGCAGGCGCTGGTCTTCGGTCGGGTCACCTATGAGGGCATGGCGGCCTACTGGCCGACGGCGGAAGGGGAGGGCCGGGTGAAGACCTATATGAACGCCCTTCCGAAGATTGTCGCCTCACGCACGATGGAAAAGGCGGATTGGAACAACAGCCGCGTCGTGCGGGACGTCGCCGCCGAATTGCGACGGCTGAAGGGGGAGAGCGAGAAGAACCTCTATATCTTCGGAAGCGCCGACCTTGTTGCCTCGCTGTTGCCGGAGAACGTCATCGACGAGATCATGCTGTGCCTCGTTCCCGTGCAGCTTGGTGAGGGGACACCGTTCTTCAAGAAGGCCGCGGCCGCGAAGCCGTTCAGCTTGATCGAGGCACGTCCGCTTTCCAACGGCAGCGTCATTCTGCGCTACGCCCCGGAAGCCGCCTGA
- a CDS encoding MATE family efflux transporter, which translates to MAATETLERDAHANEGGPFHVTNRLIFSIALPMTLGFLTTPLLGLVDTAVVGRLGRADLLAGLAIGAVMFDLIFTTFNFLRAATTGLVAQAYGRGDRREQQAVFWRSLVIALVSGVAIVLLSPLLFSAGIWLMAPGAEVEAVTRTYFFYRILSGPAALANYAILGFVLGRGEGSIGLLLQTLINGINIVLAILLGLVLGWGVTGVALATVTGEVIGALAGFAIVYGRFDRRDAPDWAAIFARERLKPLFGLNRDIMIRSFVLLAAFTLMTRIGTAFGPVTLAANAVLMTIFLVAGYYLDGLANAAEQLTGRSIGAGYRPAFDRALRMTALWSLGLAALTTLGFLVFGDDLVDVLTTAPDVRALAYEYMPWAALTALTGALAFLMDGVFIGATWSRDMRNMMLAAFIGYALALAILIPAFGNHGLWAGLNLFLLMRGVFLLILVPRRAAQAFRAAQ; encoded by the coding sequence ATGGCTGCCACGGAAACCCTCGAACGCGACGCCCACGCTAACGAAGGCGGCCCGTTTCACGTCACCAATAGGCTGATCTTCTCGATCGCCCTGCCGATGACGCTGGGGTTCCTGACGACGCCACTGCTTGGTCTTGTCGACACCGCGGTGGTCGGCCGCCTCGGTCGGGCGGATCTGCTCGCCGGGCTCGCGATTGGCGCCGTGATGTTCGACCTGATTTTCACCACGTTCAACTTCCTCCGCGCTGCTACCACCGGTCTCGTGGCGCAGGCCTATGGCCGGGGCGACCGCCGGGAGCAGCAGGCGGTCTTCTGGCGGTCGCTGGTGATCGCGCTTGTCTCGGGCGTCGCCATCGTCCTGCTCTCGCCTCTGCTCTTTTCTGCCGGTATCTGGCTGATGGCCCCCGGTGCCGAGGTCGAAGCGGTCACGCGCACCTATTTCTTTTATCGGATCCTGTCCGGGCCGGCGGCGCTCGCCAACTACGCGATCCTCGGTTTCGTCCTCGGGCGGGGCGAGGGCTCCATCGGCCTCCTGCTGCAGACGCTCATCAACGGCATCAACATCGTGCTCGCCATCCTGCTCGGCCTCGTCCTCGGCTGGGGCGTGACGGGCGTGGCGCTGGCGACCGTGACGGGCGAAGTCATCGGCGCGCTCGCGGGCTTCGCGATCGTCTATGGGCGATTTGACCGGCGCGACGCACCGGACTGGGCCGCGATCTTCGCCCGCGAGCGGCTGAAGCCGCTGTTCGGTCTTAACCGCGACATCATGATCCGCTCCTTCGTTCTGCTTGCAGCCTTCACGCTCATGACGCGGATCGGCACAGCCTTCGGGCCTGTGACGCTTGCGGCCAACGCCGTGCTGATGACGATCTTCCTGGTCGCCGGATACTATCTCGACGGCCTCGCCAATGCGGCCGAGCAGTTGACAGGGCGATCGATCGGCGCCGGATATCGCCCGGCCTTCGATCGCGCCTTGCGGATGACCGCGCTTTGGTCGCTTGGGCTCGCCGCGCTGACGACGCTAGGCTTCCTTGTCTTCGGGGACGACCTGGTCGACGTGCTGACGACGGCGCCGGATGTACGGGCGCTCGCTTACGAATACATGCCCTGGGCGGCGCTGACGGCGCTGACCGGCGCGCTCGCCTTCCTGATGGATGGCGTTTTCATCGGCGCCACCTGGTCACGTGACATGCGCAACATGATGCTGGCAGCCTTTATCGGTTATGCTCTCGCGCTTGCTATACTGATCCCGGCCTTCGGCAATCACGGGCTCTGGGCAGGGCTCAACCTGTTCCTGCTGATGCGCGGCGTGTTCCTGCTGATCCTCGTGCCGCGCCGTGCCGCTCAGGCGTTTCGCGCGGCCCAGTAG
- a CDS encoding class I SAM-dependent DNA methyltransferase produces MTLNQLSSGDLIADRRADYAKMLAEAGEPQSAAELMAQALERAPDWAAGWFRLADYEEKSGRKEAAIEALRNTLRLNPEDIFGAGLKLALLGAAETPVQPPSVYVERLFDDYAERFDKALVEKLEYSVPEKLAALIDRTTGGRRFHHVTDLGCGTGLFGERIRHRCAYLEGFDLSANMLAKAEAKTIYDRLAQADLSLAPEDSGAFGDFPAARADLVSAADVLMYLGNLESVFVIADRLLAPGGLFAFSVEDAATDEDFILRPSLRYAHSEPYIADLCAERGFSLVATERTVIRMDAGKPIAGILFLARKPA; encoded by the coding sequence ATGACCCTCAATCAGCTCTCCTCCGGCGATCTGATCGCCGACCGCCGCGCCGACTACGCAAAAATGCTCGCCGAAGCCGGTGAACCGCAAAGTGCGGCGGAACTGATGGCCCAGGCTCTCGAACGCGCGCCCGACTGGGCCGCCGGCTGGTTTCGGCTGGCGGACTATGAGGAAAAATCTGGCCGAAAAGAGGCAGCAATCGAGGCGCTCCGCAACACGTTAAGGCTCAATCCCGAGGACATTTTCGGCGCTGGCCTGAAACTCGCCCTTCTCGGCGCGGCCGAGACACCCGTACAGCCGCCGAGCGTCTATGTCGAACGCCTTTTCGACGACTATGCGGAACGATTCGACAAGGCCCTCGTCGAGAAGCTCGAATACAGCGTGCCCGAAAAGCTCGCAGCGCTGATCGATCGAACGACCGGCGGCCGCCGATTTCATCACGTTACCGACCTCGGCTGCGGCACCGGCCTTTTCGGCGAGCGCATCCGCCACCGCTGCGCTTATCTCGAGGGCTTCGACCTTTCCGCCAACATGCTGGCCAAGGCGGAAGCAAAAACGATCTACGATCGTCTGGCACAGGCGGACCTGTCGCTTGCGCCGGAAGACTCAGGCGCGTTCGGCGATTTCCCCGCCGCAAGAGCCGATCTCGTCAGTGCGGCGGATGTCTTGATGTATCTCGGCAATCTCGAAAGTGTCTTCGTGATCGCCGACCGACTGCTCGCACCCGGTGGCCTCTTCGCGTTTTCCGTCGAGGATGCTGCAACGGACGAGGATTTCATCCTGCGGCCGTCGCTGCGTTACGCGCATTCCGAACCCTATATCGCCGATCTCTGCGCCGAACGCGGATTTTCGCTGGTCGCAACGGAACGCACGGTCATTCGCATGGATGCCGGAAAGCCGATCGCGGGAATTCTCTTTCTCGCGCGGAAACCTGCATAG